Proteins co-encoded in one Nicotiana sylvestris chromosome 7, ASM39365v2, whole genome shotgun sequence genomic window:
- the LOC138873419 gene encoding secreted RxLR effector protein 161-like, with protein sequence MCTRPGICYAIGLVSKYQSNPGRDHWKTVKRFFRYLKGTADYSLCYNGNDLYLRGYTDADWAGNQNDRKSTSDYAFLLNGGAISWKSKKQTCIALLTKEVEFVACVSAVQEVVWLKKFFEHLDITKNS encoded by the coding sequence ATGTGTACTCGCCCAGGCATTTGTTATGCTATAGGTTTGGTTAGCAAATATCAATCCAATCCTGGAAGAGATCATTGGAAAACTGTGAAGAGATTTTTCAGATACCTGAAGGGAACTGCAGATTATTCACTATGTTATAATGGAAATGATCTATACTTGAGAGGATATACAGATGCAGATTGGGCTGGTAACCAGAATGATAGAAAATCAACATCCGATTATGCTTTCTTACTTAATGGTGGTGCTATTTCATGGAAAAGTAagaaacaaacttgtattgcccttTTGACGAAGGAAGTTGAGTTCGTGGCTTGTGTGTCTGCCGTTCAAGAAGTTGTTTGGTTGAAGAAATTCTTTGAACATTTGGATATTACAAAGAATTCTTAG